Part of the Labrenzia sp. PHM005 genome is shown below.
ATTTTTTGCATCGTGAATGTATATGATTTGCCTGATCATGACTTCGTCCAAGGTGAGTTTTGGAGAAATGTCTACAAGCATTTCTGTGATTTTTTCGTGGAGTTCCAATAGCATCGCGGCTTTCCGCTGCTGGCGTAACTCACGCGAGCTGGCAACGGCATATTGCTGTTCCATGGCCGGGTCCTAGAGCTTTTATTGATGCAAATTGCCCAGTTCGCATTGTGGGTCTATGCGGCGCGGGTTGCAAACACAGTTTTTGCCAACAAAATTAGAAAAATAACAAACGGCCGAAAGAAAATAAGAACGGCCAATAAACTGAATACTCAAATTCAGTGGCCCCATCGTAACCTTAAGATCCTGTCCGCAAGGACCGGTTCATTTGGCCCGCAACAGACGTTCAACGTCAGTTGCGGTGCTCATTTTTGTCACCAAAGAGCCGGCTAAGGTTACGTTCCTTCGATAAATCTGACTTTATTTGGCCAGAAGGCGTAGTGGTTTGCTAACTTTTGACTTGTCTCTATAGGAGACGTGTAAATCCAGCCCAGTTCCTCGCCCTCAAACGCGATGTAGCTCGCGTCGCCTTTAATTGGGCAATGTGTCGACTTTTCCAAACTGTCGAAGTCGCACTTGAGATCTGCTTCAGGCACGTAGATCACTGGATCATAGACGCTGCGGCCAATTTCTAGGACGCGCAGGGCATTTTCCGTATCAGCCAGCAGCACATCTCCGGTGAATATCCGGACACGGCGGTTGGCGGGTTTGATCACCATAAGATGGGTTGGGT
Proteins encoded:
- a CDS encoding DUF427 domain-containing protein, encoding MMTIDSVFQSAAFEDAIRNPANPTHLMVIKPANRRVRIFTGDVLLADTENALRVLEIGRSVYDPVIYVPEADLKCDFDSLEKSTHCPIKGDASYIAFEGEELGWIYTSPIETSQKLANHYAFWPNKVRFIEGT